In Uranotaenia lowii strain MFRU-FL chromosome 2, ASM2978415v1, whole genome shotgun sequence, one genomic interval encodes:
- the LOC129743407 gene encoding uncharacterized protein LOC129743407, with product MGPRKNRIDTGCDCDVCDRPNYAKTWMVECMGCRKWLHYDCANVTPGVKHRTFYCLKCTGGNTTPTNSRNTGARKKQADPVLPPVTDGDAESALVDENAKDPAEQVLSSKNSDKSSHENNNIRFDTNSKPSASRPKQNNYVAVSSKPISVASKSERSSVKVAGSVRERLALLQAKQDLARMRLDEEEKRRKEDSDARLKRLSMEEDFLREKLEIIDRAESVLESEWSRTHKVRKWLDKQKKDGPELEEEDNAVGGRKPEGNSSPVRHPEVMVARSCSSANRHNRHSTRLSDCSSRTAAQEHRVSTRLPQRSSHNENSWKGPTAEQIAARNIWPKKLPTFSGDPETWPLFINTYENGNIACGFSNTENLIRLQESLQGNARAVVQMKLMEPKCVPSIIEVLKQLFGRPELLIKALLANLRKVSAPHPENLESLLSFGVAVTQVCDYLETAKLDAHLSNPTILAELVAKLPSSYQMEWVRYKRACNECTLKEFGEFMQLLIFDASEVTTITSGKLKPIMFDKIQSSKGHFHTHMESEVEVKPKGARIPCVSCARTDHRLQNCDVFKRLTVPERKKLIEKEKLCSLCFFGHTSECNSKRRCGVNQCSERHHPLLHPERLAGEESREQRQTGGRRDNGGPSYVTANCNVHRPAKRAILFHVVPVTLHNGENQIDVLAFLDDGSSLSLLEANVASKIGIQGIHQPLEMTWTSNVTRSETASQNVRIQISPRGSNTKIQMWNVHTVNRLNLPSQSMNTSIMRSKFKHLKGLPVDSYAAEEPKLLIGLDHADLLYPIESRKGLPGEPIAVRSALGWSVFGPVGDELPVAEYCNVHRCACENLDERLRQFYAIEEAGIDIGNQPEKDADRRAREILEATTTRIGKRFETGLLWRTSDVKFPSSSYAMAEKRLRSLEHRLAKSEELRDNVHSQINQYIQKGYAHIASEEELTKTSPEKTWYLPVNIVLNPKKPNKVRLVWDAAAKIEGVSLNSLLLKGPDLLTALPTVLSRFRERNIGFGGDIAEMFHQVRIRNDDKHAQRFCLGRIH from the coding sequence AGACGAGAATGCTAAAGATCCAGCTGAACAGGTGCTTAGTTCTAAGAATAGCGATAAGAGTAGTCATGAGAACAACAACATAAGATTTGATACTAACTCTAAACCAAGTGCTAGTAGACCTAAGCAGAATAACTACGTAGCAGTTAGTAGTAAACCGATTAGCGTAGCTAGTAAATCCGAGCGTTCGTCAGTCAAAGTCGCGGGTAGTGTTCGCGAGCGATTAGCATTGCTTCAAGCCAAACAAGACCTGGCTAGAATGCGGTTAGATGAGGAAGAAAAGCGTCGTAAAGAAGATAGCGATGCTAGATTGAAAAGGTTGTCAATGGAAGAGGATTTTTTACGCGAAAAGTTGGAAATTATTGATAGAGCTGAAAGTGTCCTGGAAAGTGAGTGGAGTAGAACGCATAAAGTGCGAAAGTGGCTTGATAAGCAGAAAAAAGATGGACCAGAACTTGAAGAAGAGGATAATGCTGTTGGTGGAAGAAAACCTGAGGGAAATTCCAGCCCAGTCCGACATCCGGAAGTAATGGTCGCGAGGTCTTGCAGTTCAGCGAATCGGCACAATCGACATTCTACGAGGCTCTCGGATTGCAGTTCGAGAACTGCAGCACAGGAACACCGGGTATCTACAAGATTACCGCAACGATCGTCGCACAACGAAAACTCGTGGAAAGGACCCACTGCGGAACAAATAGCTGCCAGGAACATCTGGCCGAAAAAGCTGCCGACCTTTTCCGGTGATCCGGAAACATGGCCTTTATTCATCAACACGTACGAGAATGGGAACATCGCGTGTGGGTTCAGCAACACCGAAAATTTGATCCGCCTTCAGGAGAGTTTGCAAGGGAACGCTCGAGCAGTGGTTCAGATGAAGCTAATGGAACCCAAATGTGTACCATCTATCATCGAGGTCTTGAAACAGCTATTTGGCAGACCAGAGCTGCTGATTAAGGCTCTATTGGCCAATTTACGGAAGGTTTCGGCTCCACATCCGGAAAATTTGGAATCGTTGTTGAGCTTTGGAGTAGCAGTGACACAAGTGTGTGACTACCTCGAAACAGCTAAGTTGGATGCTCATCTGTCCAATCCTACAATTTTGGCCGAATTGGTGGCCAAATTGCCATCATCATATCAGATGGAATGGGTGCGATACAAACGTGCATGCAACGAATGCACATTGAAGGAGTTCGGTGAGTTTATGCAGCTACTCATCTTTGACGCAAGTGAAGTGACTACGATTACCTCAGGAAAGCTGAAACCCATCATGTTCGATAAAATCCAGTCTTCTAAAGGACATTTTCACACACACATGGAAAGCGAGGTGGAGGTGAAACCCAAAGGTGCCAGAATACCATGTGTGAGTTGCGCACGCACTGATCATCGTTTGCAAAACTGCGATGTTTTCAAACGGCTCACTGTACCTGAAAGAAAGAAATTGATCGAAAAGGAAAAGCTGTGTTCGTTATGTTTTTTCGGTCACACATCGGAATGTAACTCCAAACGAAGGTGTGGTGTGAATCAGTGCTCTGAACGTCATCATCCACTGCTTCATCCAGAAAGATTAGCAGGAGAAGAAAGCAGAGAACAGCGACAAACTGGAGGTAGGAGAGACAATGGTGGACCTTCATATGTCACAGCCAACTGCAATGTCCACAGACCGGCCAAAAGAGCAATCCTGTTTCACGTAGTTCCTGTTACGTTGCATAACGGAGAGAACCAGATAGATGTGCTAGCGTTTTTGGATGACGGTTCATCGTTGTCTCTTCTCGAAGCCAATGTGGCCTCCAAAATTGGAATTCAAGGAATTCACCAGCCGTTGGAAATGACTTGGACATCGAACGTCACCAGAAGTGAGACTGCTTCTCAAAACGTCAGGATCCAGATTTCGCCTAGAGGAAGTAATACCAAAATCCAAATGTGGAACGTGCACACGGTCAACCGCTTGAATTTACCTTCGCAAAGCATGAACACTTCGATAATGCGCAGcaaatttaagcatttgaaAGGTTTGCCAGTAGATAGCTACGCTGCGGAAGAACCGAAGCTATTAATCGGTTTAGATCACGCCGACCTGTTGTATCCGATCGAGAGTCGCAAGGGTTTACCAGGTGAGCCCATTGCGGTGCGCTCGGCCTTGGGATGGTCCGTTTTTGGTCCAGTAGGAGATGAATTACCAGTTGCCGAATACTGCAATGTACACCGTTGTGCCTGTGAAAACTTGGACGAAAGGCTGCGTCAGTTTTATGCGATCGAAGAAGCTGGGATTGATATTGGGAACCAACCTGAGAAGGATGCTGACCGTAGAGCACGAGAAATTCTGGAGGCAACAACTACCCGAATCGGGAAAAGGTTCGAGACTGGTTTGCTGTGGAGAACATCGGACGTTAAGTTTCCTTCGAGTAGCTACGCTATGGCCGAAAAGAGGTTGAGGAGTCTAGAGCATCGACTGGCGAAATCCGAAGAGCTTCGAGATAATGTACACAGTCAAATTAATCAGTACATCCAGAAGGGGTACGCGCATATCGCTTCGGAGGAAGAGCTGACCAAAACCAGTCCGGAGAAAACTTGGTATTTACCAGTTAATATTGTGCTGAACCCTAAGAAGCCGAATAAAGTGCGGCTCGTGTGGGATGCGGCCGCCAAGATTGAAGGAGTGTCTCTCAATTCCCTTTTGTTGAAAGGACCTGACTTACTTACCGCACTGCCAACAGTGTTGAGCCGATTTCGTGAGCGAAACATTGGGTTTGGAGGCGACATAGCCGAAATGTTTCATCAAGTGCGCATCAGAAATGATGATAAGCATGCCCAACGATTTTGTTTAGGCCGAATCCATTAG
- the LOC129743408 gene encoding uncharacterized protein LOC129743408, protein MDVATFGAACSPCSAQFIKNKNAEEFTERFPEASEAIVNKTYVDDYFDSTDSVAEAIERAQQVRWIHQEGGFHIRNWVSNSTAFLEAMGSSSAESLVKVGEDKNNSVDRVLGMYWQAETDVFLFSTSTREDLGPFLFQGQRPTKRMALRCLMSLFDPLGFLSPLLVHGKILLQDVWRSGITWDEELKEPEFLQWLKWTSLFSCLQDLSVPRCYFENCDPAAYESLQLHVFADASEHAYGCVAYFRIVDAGQPKCALVMSKSRVAPLKPLSIPRMELQAAVAGARMTNAVRSNHSLPIRESFLWIDNKAVLSWLASDPRNYTPFVGNRVAEIHDLIDVRTCRWVPTKDNVADILTKWTGEAELKSCSRWYHGPQFLLDCESSWPESALSSPGTQEELRAKFLFHDVTTTAALIDPSRISRWKIIVRTMTMVYRFIENCRRRIAKKPIVAVPRGNMRALLQFPATITQVQQKEYQRAEFHLWQMAQQQEFPDEYSILVFNRDKPADKWKPLEKSSFLYNKSPFIDEFGVMRMESRIEHAVDLPFDLRFPVILPRKNLVTTRLLEYYHRQFGHSNRETVVNEVRQRFVIQNLRAAIKDVMKACQWCKIRKCKPDHPKMAPLPKERLTPHIRPFSYVGIDYCGPIEVTVTRHKEKRYIAVFTCLVTRGVHLEVAHSLSTDSCKMAIRRFVKRKAAPVKIFSDNGTNLVGASRELAEQLRRINETCSETFTDARTEWCFNPPSAPHMGGVWERMVRSVKESLKAYDDGGKLNDEILLTSLAEVEDLINSRPLTYMPQESAIEEAITPNHFIKGFSSENKEAMCDPVDLGDALRSSFKRSQQMTERYWMRWIKEYLPTLQQRSKWFQNTQPIKVGDLVYIAEGTRRCWVRGRVVQVIPNKDGVVRRVVVKTRNGELRRPVVKLAVLEVAGEADGSGGSSAPRGGEC, encoded by the coding sequence ATGGACGTGGCGACTTTCGGGGCAGCTTGTTCGCCATGCTCAgcacaatttattaaaaacaagaATGCAGAGGAGTTTACGGAGCGCTTTCCAGAAGCATCTGAGGCCATCGTCAACAAAACGTACGTCGACGACTACTTTGACAGCACGGACTCTGTTGCAGAAGCTATTGAACGAGCACAACAGGTCAGATGGATTCATCAAGAGGGCGGCTTCCACATCCGCAACTGGGTGTCTAATTCAACAGCGTTCTTAGAAGCGATGGGTAGTTCATCAGCGGAAAGTCTAGTGAAAGTGGGCGAAGACAAGAACAACTCTGTGGATCGCGTGCTGGGAATGTACTGGCAGGCAGAAACAGATGTCTTCCTTTTTTCGACTTCTACCAGGGAAGACTTGGGACCATTTCTGTTCCAGGGACAACGACCAACAAAACGAATGGCGTTACGTTGTCTTATGAGCCTGTTTGACCCTTTGGGCTTTTTGTCACCGTTATTGGTTCATGGGAAAATCCTGTTACAAGATGTGTGGAGAAGTGGAATAACTTGGGATGAAGAACTCAAAGAACCAGAGTTCCTACAATGGCTGAAGTGGACATCACTGTTTTCTTGTCTTCAAGATCTATCTGTTCCACgctgttattttgaaaattgcgaTCCTGCTGCGTATGAATCCTTGCAACTCCATGTGTTTGCTGATGCCAGCGAGCATGCGTATGGCTGTGTGGCGTATTTCCGTATAGTAGATGCGGGGCAACCTAAATGCGCATTGGTGATGTCTAAGTCTAGAGTTGCTCCGTTGAAACCTTTATCAATACCAAGGATGGAGTTACAGGCAGCTGTTGCTGGTGCTAGGATGACCAACGCGGTGCGGTCGAATCATTCTTTACCAATACGAGAATCGTTTTTGTGGATAGACAACAAAGCAGTTCTTTCATGGCTTGCTTCAGATCCTCGGAACTACACGCCGTTCGTAGGGAACAGAGTTGCTGAGATACACGATCTAATCGATGTAAGAACTTGCCGGTGGGTTCCAACAAAAGACAACGTTGCTGACATTCTAACCAAGTGGACCGGAGAAGCAGAGTTGAAATCTTGCAGTCGATGGTATCATGGTCCTCAGTTTTTACTAGATTGCGAATCTAGTTGGCCGGAATCAGCGCTTTCATCTCCGGGAACGCAGGAAGAACTTCGAGCAAAGTTTCTTTTTCATGACGTGACAACTACAGCTGCTCTCATCGATCCAAGCCGTATTTCAAGATGGAAAATAATTGTAAGAACCATGACGATGGTATACCGATTTATTGAAAACTGCCGCAGACGGATTGCAAAGAAGCCGATAGTAGCTGTACCGAGGGGTAATATGCGAGCCCTTTTACAATTTCCGGCAACAATTACCCAAGTTCAACAGAAAGAATATCAACGTGCAGAATTTCATCTTTGGCAGATGGCGCAACAACAGGAATTTCCTGATGAATACTCAATTTTAGTGTTCAACCGAGACAAACCAGCGGACAAGTGGAAACCATTGGAAAAGAGCAGTTTTCTCTACAACAAATCTCCGTTCATCGACGAGTTCGGAGTGATGCGCATGGAGAGCCGAATAGAACACGCTGTAGATCTTCCCTTTGATCTTCGCTTTCCTGTCATCCTTCCGCGGAAGAACCTTGTTACTACCAGACTATTAGAATACTATCATCGTCAGTTCGGACATTCCAACCGGGAGACTGTAGTGAACGAAGTTCGCCAACGCTTCGTTATACAAAATCTTCGAGCTGCTATCAAAGACGTGATGAAGGCGTGCCAGTGGTGCAAGATACGGAAATGTAAACCAGATCATCCAAAGATGGCTCCTCTGCCAAAGGAACGTTTGACGCCGCACATTCGACCTTTCAGTTACGTTGGAATCGATTACTGTGGCCCGATTGAAGTAACTGTGACTCGTCATAAGGAAAAGCGGTACATTGCGGTGTTTACGTGTCTCGTGACCAGAGGCGTACATCTTGAAGTTGCCCATAGCCTATCAACAGACTCCTGCAAGATGGCGATACGTCGCTTCGTGAAGAGGAAGGCCGCTCCTGTGAAGATATTTTCTGACAATGGGACCAACTTGGTGGGAGCAAGTCGAGAATTAGCTGAGCAATTACGACGAATCAACGAAACTTGTTCGGAGACCTTTACGGACGCAAGAACGGAATGGTGTTTCAACCCGCCCTCTGCTCCCCACATGGGCGGTGTTTGGGAGCGAATGGTGCGCTCGGTGAAGGAATCTCTCAAGGCGTACGACGATGGTGGAAAGCTGAACGACGAAATACTTCTTACATCATTGGCCGAAGTAGAAGACTTGATAAACTCGAGGCCACTTACCTACATGCCACAAGAGTCCGCAATTGAAGAAGCTATTACACCAAACCACTTCATCAAAGGTTTCTCATCAGAGAACAAGGAGGCGATGTGTGATCCGGTCGATCTAGGGGACGCTTTACGCAGTAGTTTCAAGAGGTCGCAGCAAATGACTGAACGTTATTGGATGAGGTGGATTAAGGAGTACTTGCCAACGCTGCAGCAGAGGTCTAAGTGGTTCCAAAATACGCAACCGATCAAGGTCGGGGACCTGGTCTACATAGCCGAAGGGACTCGGAGGTGCTGGGTTCGCGGACGCGTGGTGCAGGTGATACCGAATAAGGATGGAGTAGTAAGGCGAGTCGTGGTGAAAACCAGAAATGGAGAATTGAGACGACCAGTGGTCAAACTTGCCGTGCTGGAAGTTGCAGGTGAAGCCGATGGATCCGGAGGGTCATCAGCTCCACGGGGCGGGGAATGTTAG